Below is a genomic region from Neisseria arctica.
TAAAAAGCTACCAGGAAAAAGTAGATCATTTTCAGGCCATCTGAAAAACTATTTATTAAGGAAAAAAATATGAGCCGTTCTACCTTATACCGCCTTACAGAAAATTTAGTCTCTAACGGCTATACGGTAACCTGCGCCGAATCGTGTACAGGCGGCCTACTTGCTGCCGAACTCACCCGCTTACCGGGCAGCTCTGCTTGGTTTGATATGGGTTTCACCACTTACAGTAATGAGGCCAAACAACAATTGGTAGGTGTTCATGCTGATACATTAAATATGTTTGGTGCAGTCAGTGAAGAAACCGTACGTGAAATGGCTCTCGGCTCATTACTGGCTGCAAAAGCAGACTTCTCCCTGAGTATCTCCGGCATTGCAGGCCCCGATGGCGGCAGCGAAGCCAAGCCTATCGGTACGGTATGGTTTGGGTTAGCCACCAAACAAAGGATTTTTGCTACCAAACAACATTTCAACGGTGATCGTGATGAGATTCGCCAACAAGCAGTAGATTTTGCCCTCGGTTGGTTATTGGAAATGGTTGAAAAAACCGTTTAAAATTAATCACCAAACAATCAAAATATAATTGTATGAGTGAATAGGTATTTTTTAATAACATGCCATCTGAAAATAAAAACCTGCATACTGTCATATCAAACCTGCCAACTATGGTCTTCCGACAAAACTCTAAAATAACATTTACATACCAATAAAAAACCGGGTATTTCAACCCGGTTTACTTGTTTCATCTGACTTGATGATTATTGAACTTTAATTTCTACATCTACACCTGCAGGCAGGTCAAGCTTCATCAAAGCATCAGTGGTTTTATCAGTCCAATCCACGATATCCATCAAACGCAAATGGGTACGGATTTCCAACTGCTCACGTGAAGTTTTGTTTACGTGCGGTGAACGCAGAATGTTGAAACGTTCGATTTTAGTCGGCAGCGGAATCGGACCTTTTACTACGGCACCGGTACGCTTAGCGGTTTCAACGATTTCTTGTGCAGAACGGTCAATCAAGCTGTAATCATAAGCTTTCAAACGGATGCGGATTTTTTGGTTAGCCATTTATCTGTATCCTTTTGATTAAGCGATTACGGTAGAAACAACACCTGCACCTACAGTACGGCCACCTTCGCGAATCGCAAAGCGCAAGCCTTCTTCCATCGCGATCGGAGCAATCAGCTCTACGGTAATAGCCACGTTTTCACCCGGCATTACCATTTCCACACCTTCTTCCAAAGTTACCGCACCGGTAACGTCAGTAGTACGGAAGTAGAATTGCGGACGGTAGTTAGCGAAGAACGGAGTATGACGACCACCTTCTTCTTTGCTCAACACGTACACTTCGGCTTTAAACTTAGTGTGCGGAGTGATGGTGCCGGGCTTAGCCAATACTTGGCCACGCTCAACCTCTTCACGTTTGGTACCGCGCAACAATACGCCTACGTTATCACCGGCTTGGCCTTCGTCCAGCAGTTTGCGGAACATTTCCACACCGGTACAAGTGGTTTTTTGGGTTTCTTTCAAACCAACGATTTCAATCTCGTCGCCTACATGAATGATACCGCGCTCTACACGACCGGTTACTACTGTACCGCGGCCTGAAATAGAGAATACGTCTTCGATCGGCAACAGGAACGGTTTGTCCACAGCACGCTCAGGAGTCGGGATGTAGCTGTCCAAAGCAGCTGCCAGTTCAAAGATTTTTTCTTTGTAAGCAGCATCACCTTCCAAAGCTTTCAATGCAGAACCTTGAACGATCGGGCAGTCATCACCGGGGAAGTCGTAGCTTGACAACAGGTCGCGGATTTCCATCTCAACCAATTCCAACAACTCGGCATCGTCTACCATGTCGCATTTGTTCATGAACACGAGGATGTAGGGAACGCCTACTTGGCGAGCCAACAAAATGTGCTCGCGGGTTTGCGGCATAGGACCATCGGCAGCAGATACTACCAAGATAGCGCCGTCCATTTGAGCGGCACCGGTAATCATGTTTTTCACATAGTCGGCGTGACCCGGGCAGTCTACGTGTGCGTAGTGGCGGGTTTCGGTTTCATATTCTACGTGAGAAGTGTTAATGGTAATACCACGGGCTTTCTCTTCCGGGGCATTGTCAATTTGGTCGTAACCTTTGGCTTGACCGCCGAATTTTTCAGCCAAAATGGTGGTCAGGGCAGCAGTCAGAGTGGTTTTACCATGGTCAACGTGACCGATGGTGCCAACGTTTACGTGCGGTTTGCTCCGCTCGAATTTTTCTTTAGCCATGAGCTAATTTCCTTATATAAAGAACGATTAAAGATCAATTGATAGCCGCCTGAAACATTTCAGACGGCCTGTTTGCAACCTTAACCTTTACGGGCTTCGGTTACTTGTGCTGCGATATGTGCAGGAGCTTCAGCATATTGCTTGAATTCCATTGAGTAAGTCGCACGACCTTGGGTAGCAGAGCGCAAGTCGGTAGAGTAACCGAACATCTCGGCCAGAGGTACTTCGGCACGAATTTTCTTACCGCCGATACCATCGTCATCCATACCTTGTACGATGCCGCGGCGACGGTTCAGGTCACCCATTACGTCACCCATGTACTCTTCGGGGGTTTCTACCTCCACGGCCATCATAGGTTCCAGCAATACCGGAGCGGCTTTCTTCATACCTTCTTTGAAAGCCATAGATGCGGCCAATTCAAAGGCGATTTGAGAAGAGTCGACATCGTGGTAAGAACCGAAAATCAAACGTACACGTACATCTACTACCGGATAGCCGGCAACAATACCGTTTGATAGAGTGTCGCGGATACCTTTGTCACAAGACGGGATAAATTCACGCGGAATTACGCCACCTTTAATTTCATCGATAAACTCGTAGCCTTCGCCACCGGGTTCCATCGGTTCCATTTTGATGACAACGTGACCGTACTGACCTTTACCACCTGATTGTTTAACGTGTTTCGCTTCAGATTCAACTTCTTTGCGAATAGTCTCACGATAAGCAACTTGTGGTGCGCCAACATTGGCTTCTACACCAAATTCACGCTTCATACGGTCAACAATAATTTCCAAGTGCAACTCACCCATACCGGAAATAATGGTTTGACCTGACTCTTCATCGGTGCGAACACGGAATGAAGGGTCTTCTTTTGCCAAACGGTTCAAGGCAATACCCATTTTTTCTTGGTCTGCCTTGGTTTTCGGTTCAACGGCAACGTGAATTACCGGCTCCGGGAATTCCATACGTTCCAAAATAATCGGTGCATCTTCGGCACATAGGGTTTCACCGGTAGTAACGTCTTTCAAACCGATAGCGGCCGCAATGTCACCTGCACGTACTTCCTCGATTTCATCACGGTCATTAGCAGTCATTTGTACCAAGCGGCCGATGCGCTCGCGGGTACCTTTTACTGAGTTCACTACGTTATCGCCTGATTTCAGTACGCCTGAGTAAACACGGATAAAAGTTAGCTGGCCAACGTATTTGTCATTCATCAATTTGAATGCCAAAGCCGAGAATTTGGCATCGTCAGAAGCTTCGCGAGTATCTTTTTCGCCTTTCGGTGTTTCACCGGCAACCGGCGGGATATCTGTCGGGGCAGGCAAGAACTCTACAACAGCGTCCAACATACGTTGTACACCTTTGTTCTTAAATGCTGAACCGCACAATACAGGCTGAATTTCGCCGGCCAAAGTGCGTTGACGCAAAGCGGCAACGATTTCTTCTTCGGTCAACTCTTCACCGCCGAGGTATTTATCCATCAACTCTTCGCTAGCTTCGGCAGCTGCCTCTACCATGTTATTGCGCCACTCTTCAGCGGTCGCAACCAAATCAGCCGGAATATCGCCATATTCGAATTTGATGCCTTGCGAGGCCTCATCCCAAATAATGGCTTTCATTTTCAACAAATCAACCACACCTTCGAATGCGTCTTCGGCACCAATCGGCACAACGATAGGCACAGGGTTGGCACGCAAACGGGTTTTCATTTGCTCTACGGCACGGAAGAAGTTGGCACCTTGACGGTCCATCTTGTTCACGAATGCTAAGCGCGGAACATTGTATTTGTTAGCCTGACGCCATACGGTTTCAGATTGGGGCTGAACGCCGCCAACTGCACAGTAAACCATTACGGCACCATCCAAAACGCGCATAGAACGCTCTACCTCTACGGTAAAGTCAACGTGTCCCGGGGTATCGATAATATTGAAACGGTGTTCTTTAAATTGACCGCCCATACCTTTCCAGAAGGTAGATACCGCTGCAGAAGTAATGGTAATACCGCGCTCTTGTTCTTGCTCCATCCAGTCGGTAGTGGCAGCACCGTCGTGCACCTCGCCCAACTTGTGAGTCATACCGGTATAGAACAGAATACGTTCGGTAGTTGTGGTTTTACCCGCATCGATATGGGCTGAAATACCGATATTGCGATACAGGCTAATGGGGGTTTTACGCGCCATGATAGTCGCCTTTTTAAATAATTAGAAACGGAAGTGCGAGAAGGCTTTATTAGCCTCAGCCATACGGTGTACTTCTTCACGTTTTTTCATTGCGCCGCCACGGCCTTCGGCAGCATCAATCAATTCGCCGGCCAGGCGCAAATCCATAGATTTCTCACCGCGTTTGCGTGCCGCATCTCGCACCCAACGCATTGCCAACGCCAAACGGCGTGAAGGGCGAACCTCAACAGGAACTTGGTAGTTGGCACCACCTACACGGCGGCTTTTCACTTCCACAACCGGTTTTGCATTGGCAATTGCAGTATTGAATACTTCGATGGCTGCTTGGCCTGTTTTTTTCTCAATCTGTTCCAGAGCACCGTAAACAATACGCTCTGCAACCGATTTTTTACCATCAATCATCAATACGTTCATGAATTTTGACAGCTCAACGCTACCGAATTTCGGATCCGGCAAAACATCGCGCTTGGGGACTTCTCTACGTCTTGGCATTTTAATTCCTTAATATCTATTCAGTTGGGGCAATCCCATGAATGCCTATCACAAGCATTCACTTACTCGACAGCCTTTAATTTATGTTTCAGGCCGCCTATGTGCCTTTAATTCTGTGTGCTAAATAACCGTATGCCGGATTATTTAGGACGTTTCGCACCGTATTTAGAACGGGCTTGCTTACGGTCTTTAACACCTGCAGTATCCAAAGAACCGCGAACAGTGTGGTAGCGAACACCCGGCAAATCTTTTACACGACCGCCGCGGATCAATACAACGCTGTGCTCTTGCAGATTGTGGCCTTCACCACCAATGTATGAAATAACTTCAAAGCCATTGGTCAAGCGCACTTTACATACTTTACGCAACGCTGAGTTCGGTTTTTTCGGAGTAGTGGTGTATACACGGGTGCACACGCCGCGTTTTTGCGGACATGCTTCCAGTGCAGGCACTTTGTTTACGTACACAGGCTTTTGACGGCCTTTGCGTACCAATTGGTTAATAGTAGGCATATTTTCTCGTTCCTATTGAGTGATATACATTGCCGGCACCATGCCGACAAGAGCGGAATTATAAATTCTTTCCAATGACCAAGTCAAGCCAAGAAAAACAAAAGCATTTACTACTCAAGATTTTAGAGCCTGATTGTTGCCTCAAGTGTGGGGGAGGTTTTCATTTATCAACCTGATTTACGGAACCATCTATCCTAATTAAACTACTAAATCACACTCCCTAAGGCCAACCCAACCCGATATTCCTCACGGCTTGCGCCTTTAGTAAACCTATATAGGTGTAAGCCTTAATTAATTTATTTTCAGACGGCCTTTAGCGATTGAATAGATTTGATTAAGGCGGTAAACTTAGCCTATTAAATTTTTTTATGGTAGCAATATTGTATGACTCCTGCTTTTGATGTGAAGTCGGCACGACTTGATGCGTTAGCCATCCGGCTTTACACGTCCAACATTACCGAGCTGGAAACTTTATTACAGCAACGTGCTGATCAGTACCGGAATTTTAAAGGTATGCCTTTTATCTTGGATCTGTATGACTTCGACGAGCCTTCTGCCTTTGATACGGCAACGATCTGCACTTTATTTGCAAAACACGGTCTGAACATTATCGGCTTGCGCCATCATAATACAGCATGGGAAGACACCGCCTCTGCCAATGGTTTGGCTTTTGTCCCAGCAGCAGCTTCAGACGGCATTCCCGTGTCCCCTCCAACGACTGTCGAACCGGTATCAATTTCCGAGCCGGTTAAAGCGCAAGTCATCAGCCAACCGACCGTATTCGTAAATACCCCTATCCGCACAGGGCAGCAGGTTTATGCGGAAAATGCTGATTTAATCGTTACCGGAATGGTTAGCGAAGGTGCGGAAATCATTGCAGACGGCAACATCCATGTATACGGCCCAATGCGCGGGCGTGCTTTAGCCGGCGCCAACGGCAACCGCAGTGCCCATATTTTTATACACTCGATGCAAGCCGAGCTGGTATCTGTAGCCGGTATTTATCGAAATTTCGAACAAGACCTCCCACCTCATCTGCATAAGAAGCCGGTTCAGGTTTCTTTGAAAGAAGACCGTTTAATTATCGGAGCCATTGACGCCGAATAGCATCAAATTATCCGACTGTTATTCAATTTTTTAAGTTAAAGAAGGAATCATCGTGGCAAAAATTATTGTAGTAACCTCTGGTAAGGGCGGTGTTGGTAAAACTACTACCAGCGCCAGCATTGCAACCGGCTTAGCCTTACGCGGCCATAAAACCGCCGTTATCGATTTCGACGTGGGTTTACGCAATCTGGACTTGATTATGGGCTGCGAACGCCGTGTGGTTTATGACCTTATCAACGTTATCCAAGACGAAGCCACCCTAAACCAAGCACTGATTAAAGACAAACATTGCGACAACCTTTTTATCCTGCCCGCATCTCAAACCCGCGACAAAGATGCCCTGACTCAGGAAGGCGTAGAAAAAGTACTGAAAACCCTTACCGAAGAAATGGGTTTTGATTTTGTTATCTGTGACTCTCCTGCCGGTATTGAGCAAGGTGCATTAATGGCGCTTTATTTTGCCGACGAAGCCATCGTAACCACTAATCCCGAAGTTTCCAGCGTACGCGACTCCGACCGTATCTTGGGTATTTTGCAAAGCAAAAGCCGCAAGGCGGAAAACGGCGAAACCGTGAAAGAGCACCTGTTGATTACCCGCTACTCACCCGAGCGCGTAGAGAAAGGTGAAATGCTGTCCGTGCAAGATATCTGCGATATTCTGCGCATCCCCCTGATCGGTGTTATTCCCGAATCACAAAACGTATTGCAAGCATCCAATGCCGGCTCACCGGTTATCCACCAAAATGATGCTGTCGCCGCCGAAGCTTATAAAGATGTAGTGGCACGCCTTTTGGGTGAAAACCGAGAAATGCGCTTCCTCGAAGCCGAGAAAAAAAGTTTCTTCAAAAAATTATTCGGAGGCTAAACCATGTCATTGATTGACCTCTTGTTTGGCAAGAAGCAAAAAACCGCCGAAGTTGCACGCGACCGCCTGCAAATCATCATTGCGCAAGAGCGTGTGAAATCACAGGCTCCCGACTATCTGCCTACCTTGCAGAAAGAGCTATTGGAAGTATTGTCAAAATATGTTCATGTTTCCCTCGACGACATCCGTATTTCCCAAGAAAAACAAGATGGCGTAGATGTATTGGAACTGAATATCACCCTGCCCGAACCTGCTAAAAAGGCTTAAACTATGACTCTGACCGAATTGCGTTATATTGTGGCCGTGGCGCAAGAGCGCCACTTCGGTCGGGCGGCTCAGCGCTGCTTTGTCAGTCAGCCCACCCTTTCTATTGCCATCAAAAAACTGGAAGAGGAACTGGCAGTATCATTGTTTGACCGCAGCAGCAATGAAGTTATTACCACCGAAGCCGGTGAGCGTATTGTGGCTCAAGCACGCCGTGTTTTAGATGAAGCAGACCGCATCAAACATTTGGCTACCGAAGAACAGAACGAATTGGAAGGCTCTTTCAAACTCGGTCTGATTTTCACCGTAGCCCCTTACTTGCTGCCCAAACTGATTCTTTCATTGCGCAGCGAAGCACCGAAAATGCCGCTGATGCTTGAAGAGAACTATACCCAATCCCTCACCGATATGCTCAAACGTGGTGATTTGGATGCGATTGTAGTCGCAGAACCTTACCATGAACCGGGCGTGATTACCGTTCCTCTGTATGACGAACCCTTTTTTGTTATTGTGCCTAAAGGCCATCATTTCGAAGAACTGGATGCCGTATCGCCGCAAAGCCTCACTGAAGAGCAAGTATTGCTCCTCACCGAAGGCAACTGCATGCGCAACCAGATACTCGACAGTTGTTCAGAGTTGGCATCCAAGCAGAAAATTCTAGGCCTAACCAATACCTTGCAAGGCAGCTCGATCAATACTATCCGCCATATGGTAGCCAGCGGCTTGGCTATCAGCGTACTGCCTGCCACCGCCTTAACGGAAAACGACCACATGCTGTTTAGTATCATTCCGTTCGAAGGTACGGCACCGCACCGCCGTGTATTGTTGGCATACCGTCGCAATTTTGTAAGGCCAAAAGCTTTGACAGCCATTCGTAACGCTATCTTCTCTTCACACCTAAACGGTGTCAGCTTTATCAAAGAATAAACTGATTCCATCGAAAGGCCGGCATAAATTATCCGGCCTTTGCTTTTTATTTAAGCATAAATAATCTCTTTTTGTTTAGCCGGCACGACTGATTAAATTCGGATCAAAATAATTTAAGCCGGCTTTCGACTGTCATCGGTTCCTACTTGATAACTGGTGGTTGGCATAACTCCAACATATCTCATTCAATCAAACACCAGCTCTCAATCATCTCTAACAACCCATTCGCAATTATGTGCAATATAAAAAGCCTTCTAATGACAACTTACCACAACTGTAAAAATAAAAAGGCCGTCTGAAATTTCAGACGGCCTTTTGTTTCTCTATTTCCCAGACTCGGCGTTTATTTTGTAGCCAATTCGGCACGCAGTTTTTTGGTTACTTCCATCATCACTTCCAATTGCTCGACGGTTTCTTTCCAGCCACGAGTTTTCAAACCGCAGTCAGGGTTCACCCACAAGCGTTCAACCGGTACGACCTCCATTGCTTTGCGCAACAAATGCTCGATTTCAGCGGCGGTCGGTACGCGCGGGCTGTGTATGTCGTATACGCCCGGGCCGATATCGTTCGGATATTTGAAATCACCGAAAGCAGTCAGCAGTTCCATATCGGAACGTGAAGTTTCAATCGTGATTACATCGGCATCCATAGAGGCAATAGCCGGCAGGATATCGTTGAACTCAGAGTAACACATATGGGTATGGATTTGGGTGCTGTCTTCCGCGCCGGTAGAAGAAAGGCGGAAGGATTCGCACGCCCAAGCCAAATATTCGTCCCATTGCGCTTTTTTCAGCGGCATGGCTTCGCGGATTGCAGGTTCGTCGATTTGGATAACTTTAATACCGGCTTTTTCCAAATCCAACACCTCGTCGTTCAAAGCCAGGGCGATTTGTTTGGCTACTACGCTCAAAGGCACATCGTCGCGCACGAAAGACCATTTGAACATAGTTACCGGGCCGGTCAACATACCTTTCATCGGGCGTTTGGTCAGGCTTTGAGCATAAGAAGACCAGTAA
It encodes:
- a CDS encoding CinA family protein produces the protein MSRSTLYRLTENLVSNGYTVTCAESCTGGLLAAELTRLPGSSAWFDMGFTTYSNEAKQQLVGVHADTLNMFGAVSEETVREMALGSLLAAKADFSLSISGIAGPDGGSEAKPIGTVWFGLATKQRIFATKQHFNGDRDEIRQQAVDFALGWLLEMVEKTV
- the rpsJ gene encoding 30S ribosomal protein S10 — its product is MANQKIRIRLKAYDYSLIDRSAQEIVETAKRTGAVVKGPIPLPTKIERFNILRSPHVNKTSREQLEIRTHLRLMDIVDWTDKTTDALMKLDLPAGVDVEIKVQ
- the tuf gene encoding elongation factor Tu, whose product is MAKEKFERSKPHVNVGTIGHVDHGKTTLTAALTTILAEKFGGQAKGYDQIDNAPEEKARGITINTSHVEYETETRHYAHVDCPGHADYVKNMITGAAQMDGAILVVSAADGPMPQTREHILLARQVGVPYILVFMNKCDMVDDAELLELVEMEIRDLLSSYDFPGDDCPIVQGSALKALEGDAAYKEKIFELAAALDSYIPTPERAVDKPFLLPIEDVFSISGRGTVVTGRVERGIIHVGDEIEIVGLKETQKTTCTGVEMFRKLLDEGQAGDNVGVLLRGTKREEVERGQVLAKPGTITPHTKFKAEVYVLSKEEGGRHTPFFANYRPQFYFRTTDVTGAVTLEEGVEMVMPGENVAITVELIAPIAMEEGLRFAIREGGRTVGAGVVSTVIA
- the fusA gene encoding elongation factor G, whose product is MARKTPISLYRNIGISAHIDAGKTTTTERILFYTGMTHKLGEVHDGAATTDWMEQEQERGITITSAAVSTFWKGMGGQFKEHRFNIIDTPGHVDFTVEVERSMRVLDGAVMVYCAVGGVQPQSETVWRQANKYNVPRLAFVNKMDRQGANFFRAVEQMKTRLRANPVPIVVPIGAEDAFEGVVDLLKMKAIIWDEASQGIKFEYGDIPADLVATAEEWRNNMVEAAAEASEELMDKYLGGEELTEEEIVAALRQRTLAGEIQPVLCGSAFKNKGVQRMLDAVVEFLPAPTDIPPVAGETPKGEKDTREASDDAKFSALAFKLMNDKYVGQLTFIRVYSGVLKSGDNVVNSVKGTRERIGRLVQMTANDRDEIEEVRAGDIAAAIGLKDVTTGETLCAEDAPIILERMEFPEPVIHVAVEPKTKADQEKMGIALNRLAKEDPSFRVRTDEESGQTIISGMGELHLEIIVDRMKREFGVEANVGAPQVAYRETIRKEVESEAKHVKQSGGKGQYGHVVIKMEPMEPGGEGYEFIDEIKGGVIPREFIPSCDKGIRDTLSNGIVAGYPVVDVRVRLIFGSYHDVDSSQIAFELAASMAFKEGMKKAAPVLLEPMMAVEVETPEEYMGDVMGDLNRRRGIVQGMDDDGIGGKKIRAEVPLAEMFGYSTDLRSATQGRATYSMEFKQYAEAPAHIAAQVTEARKG
- the rpsG gene encoding 30S ribosomal protein S7 — encoded protein: MPRRREVPKRDVLPDPKFGSVELSKFMNVLMIDGKKSVAERIVYGALEQIEKKTGQAAIEVFNTAIANAKPVVEVKSRRVGGANYQVPVEVRPSRRLALAMRWVRDAARKRGEKSMDLRLAGELIDAAEGRGGAMKKREEVHRMAEANKAFSHFRF
- the rpsL gene encoding 30S ribosomal protein S12, encoding MPTINQLVRKGRQKPVYVNKVPALEACPQKRGVCTRVYTTTPKKPNSALRKVCKVRLTNGFEVISYIGGEGHNLQEHSVVLIRGGRVKDLPGVRYHTVRGSLDTAGVKDRKQARSKYGAKRPK
- the minC gene encoding septum site-determining protein MinC, which produces MTPAFDVKSARLDALAIRLYTSNITELETLLQQRADQYRNFKGMPFILDLYDFDEPSAFDTATICTLFAKHGLNIIGLRHHNTAWEDTASANGLAFVPAAASDGIPVSPPTTVEPVSISEPVKAQVISQPTVFVNTPIRTGQQVYAENADLIVTGMVSEGAEIIADGNIHVYGPMRGRALAGANGNRSAHIFIHSMQAELVSVAGIYRNFEQDLPPHLHKKPVQVSLKEDRLIIGAIDAE
- the minD gene encoding septum site-determining protein MinD, producing MAKIIVVTSGKGGVGKTTTSASIATGLALRGHKTAVIDFDVGLRNLDLIMGCERRVVYDLINVIQDEATLNQALIKDKHCDNLFILPASQTRDKDALTQEGVEKVLKTLTEEMGFDFVICDSPAGIEQGALMALYFADEAIVTTNPEVSSVRDSDRILGILQSKSRKAENGETVKEHLLITRYSPERVEKGEMLSVQDICDILRIPLIGVIPESQNVLQASNAGSPVIHQNDAVAAEAYKDVVARLLGENREMRFLEAEKKSFFKKLFGG
- the minE gene encoding cell division topological specificity factor MinE, coding for MSLIDLLFGKKQKTAEVARDRLQIIIAQERVKSQAPDYLPTLQKELLEVLSKYVHVSLDDIRISQEKQDGVDVLELNITLPEPAKKA
- a CDS encoding hydrogen peroxide-inducible genes activator, producing the protein MTLTELRYIVAVAQERHFGRAAQRCFVSQPTLSIAIKKLEEELAVSLFDRSSNEVITTEAGERIVAQARRVLDEADRIKHLATEEQNELEGSFKLGLIFTVAPYLLPKLILSLRSEAPKMPLMLEENYTQSLTDMLKRGDLDAIVVAEPYHEPGVITVPLYDEPFFVIVPKGHHFEELDAVSPQSLTEEQVLLLTEGNCMRNQILDSCSELASKQKILGLTNTLQGSSINTIRHMVASGLAISVLPATALTENDHMLFSIIPFEGTAPHRRVLLAYRRNFVRPKALTAIRNAIFSSHLNGVSFIKE